A part of Prevotella melaninogenica genomic DNA contains:
- a CDS encoding aspartate kinase yields MKVMKFGGTSVGSPERMKGVASLITKSGEPTFIVLSAMSGTTNTLIEISDYLYRKNPEGANELINNLEQKYLRHVEELYSTEEYKQKTRQFLSEEFNYLRTFTKDLFTSFEEKSIVAQGEILSTNMVVNYLQEQGIKATLLSALDFMRTDKNGEPDGQYIKEHLTAIMEENQGYQIYITQGFICRNAYGEVDNLLRGGSDYTASLVGAAINAEEIQIWTDIDGMHNNDPRVVEKTEAVHQLNFEEASELAYFGAKILHPTCVQPAKYASIPVRLKNTMDPDAEGTIINNTLVRRKIKAVAAKDNITAIKIKSSRMLGASGFLRKVFEIFESYQTPIDMITTSEVGVSMTIENNSHLAEIVDELKKYGTVTVDTEMCIVCVVGDLDWSNVGFETLATDAMKDIPVRMISYGGSNYNISFLIREADKQRALLSLSNVLFN; encoded by the coding sequence ATGAAAGTAATGAAATTTGGAGGTACATCCGTTGGCTCACCAGAACGCATGAAGGGTGTTGCTTCCTTGATAACAAAGTCTGGAGAACCCACATTCATCGTGCTCTCCGCAATGAGTGGAACGACAAACACATTGATTGAAATATCTGACTACCTCTATCGTAAGAATCCAGAGGGAGCAAACGAACTTATCAACAACCTCGAACAGAAATATCTCCGCCACGTTGAGGAACTTTACTCTACTGAGGAATACAAGCAGAAGACACGCCAGTTCCTGAGTGAGGAGTTCAACTATCTGCGTACCTTCACAAAGGATTTGTTCACTTCATTTGAGGAGAAGAGCATCGTTGCACAGGGTGAGATTCTCTCAACCAATATGGTTGTGAACTATCTGCAGGAGCAGGGCATCAAAGCGACATTACTTTCTGCACTCGACTTCATGCGCACCGATAAGAATGGAGAGCCTGACGGTCAGTATATCAAAGAGCATCTGACAGCTATCATGGAAGAAAATCAGGGCTATCAGATTTATATCACACAGGGTTTCATCTGCCGTAACGCTTACGGAGAGGTAGACAACTTGTTGCGTGGTGGTTCTGACTATACCGCTTCTCTCGTGGGTGCTGCCATCAATGCAGAGGAGATTCAGATATGGACAGATATTGACGGAATGCACAACAATGACCCACGTGTCGTTGAGAAGACAGAGGCTGTACATCAGCTGAACTTTGAGGAAGCATCAGAGTTGGCTTACTTCGGAGCAAAGATTCTCCACCCTACTTGCGTTCAACCAGCTAAGTATGCGAGTATTCCTGTTCGTCTGAAGAACACGATGGACCCAGATGCAGAGGGTACAATCATCAACAACACATTGGTGAGAAGAAAGATTAAGGCTGTTGCAGCCAAAGACAATATCACGGCTATTAAGATTAAGTCAAGTCGTATGTTGGGTGCGTCAGGCTTCTTGCGTAAGGTGTTTGAAATCTTCGAGAGCTATCAGACGCCTATTGACATGATTACTACCAGCGAGGTGGGTGTGTCAATGACCATCGAGAACAACAGCCATTTGGCTGAGATTGTTGATGAGTTGAAGAAGTATGGCACTGTAACTGTTGACACAGAGATGTGTATTGTCTGCGTTGTTGGCGACCTTGATTGGAGCAACGTTGGCTTTGAAACATTGGCAACTGACGCAATGAAGGACATCCCAGTACGTATGATTAGCTATGGTGGCAGCAACTACAACATCTCTTTCTTGATTCGTGAGGCTGACAAGCAGCGTGCTTTGCTGTCACTGTCAAACGTACTCTTTAACTAA
- a CDS encoding cell division ATP-binding protein FtsE → MLIDYKKVNIYQDERLILKDVDFQAETGEFIYLIGRVGSGKSSLLKTIYGELDIDSEDAEKAVVLGESMPNIKRSRIPALRKQMGIIFQDFQLLHDRSVAKNLKFVLQATGWTSSQKIDRRIEEVLAQVGMTDKKNKMPSELSGGEQQRIAIARALLNNPKIIIADEPTGNLDPETAENIVSILKDSCERGTTVIMSTHNINLLDKFPGKVYRCKDNELHLLTDKKEVSELAEETTPVETIDEPTQND, encoded by the coding sequence ATGTTAATAGACTACAAGAAGGTAAACATATATCAAGACGAGCGCTTAATTCTGAAAGATGTTGACTTTCAGGCAGAAACAGGAGAGTTTATCTATCTCATCGGTCGTGTTGGTTCGGGCAAGAGTTCGCTGTTAAAGACTATCTATGGCGAATTGGATATTGATAGCGAAGATGCTGAGAAGGCTGTCGTTCTCGGTGAGAGTATGCCTAATATCAAGCGCAGTCGTATCCCTGCTCTCCGCAAGCAGATGGGTATTATCTTCCAAGACTTCCAACTCTTGCATGACCGCTCTGTAGCGAAAAACCTCAAGTTTGTCTTGCAGGCAACAGGTTGGACCAGTAGCCAGAAGATTGACCGTCGCATTGAGGAAGTGTTGGCACAGGTGGGTATGACCGACAAGAAGAACAAGATGCCAAGCGAACTCTCTGGTGGCGAACAGCAACGTATAGCTATCGCACGTGCTTTGCTGAACAATCCAAAGATTATCATTGCCGATGAGCCTACGGGTAATCTTGACCCAGAGACAGCTGAGAACATTGTTAGCATACTTAAAGACTCGTGCGAGCGGGGTACGACGGTTATCATGTCTACCCATAACATCAACCTCCTGGACAAGTTCCCGGGTAAGGTTTATCGCTGCAAGGACAACGAGCTCCACCTGCTTACAGACAAAAAAGAAGTGAGCGAATTAGCAGAGGAGACAACCCCTGTGGAGACAATCGACGAGCCCACACAGAACGACTAA
- a CDS encoding glycosyltransferase — MFTFDNTTIIISVVLLLIALLTSLLNPFFRKVRITEYGVPTSTTESEETSEEEQHVEEEDEALAEPVVTEEQRPNFPQISIILTPHDNAQELAKNLPLYLNQDYPTDFQVIVVAPQNDHETSDVLKRFASNAHLYTTFIPESSRYMSKKKLAITLGVKAAKYDWVIMADICCYPTSDNWLQVIAKNCQEDKELVVGYTRYEEETPAYRHFERHYLARYFMREYQRNKAYACPFNALAFRKATFLREEGFRGNLKYIRGEYNFMVNKYAKGNNLAFENSPEGTLIEETPTEKVWLNTHLFYMENRQHLKRTTQHRFLPYIDQTALHGNYLLQCIALAGSLLLGMWTIAVAAGLSLIITIILRLVMAKKALRRFDIDIPAWKIIPYEIAIAWKFLGYKLKYHRANKYDFISHKL; from the coding sequence ATGTTCACCTTTGATAATACGACCATCATCATCTCAGTAGTGTTGCTCCTCATCGCATTGCTGACCTCATTACTCAATCCTTTCTTCCGAAAAGTAAGGATTACAGAATATGGCGTGCCAACTTCCACTACCGAAAGTGAAGAAACAAGCGAAGAAGAGCAGCATGTAGAGGAAGAGGATGAAGCATTAGCAGAACCTGTTGTCACTGAAGAACAACGTCCAAACTTCCCCCAAATCTCAATTATCCTTACCCCACATGACAATGCACAGGAACTGGCAAAGAACCTCCCACTCTATCTGAATCAGGACTACCCAACCGACTTTCAGGTGATTGTTGTGGCTCCTCAGAATGATCATGAGACAAGTGATGTGCTGAAACGCTTTGCATCTAACGCCCACCTATACACCACTTTCATTCCCGAGTCATCACGTTATATGAGCAAGAAGAAGCTTGCTATTACCTTAGGTGTGAAGGCTGCGAAGTATGATTGGGTCATAATGGCTGATATATGTTGTTATCCAACGAGTGATAATTGGCTGCAAGTCATTGCTAAAAACTGTCAGGAAGACAAAGAACTCGTTGTGGGTTACACACGTTATGAGGAAGAAACACCAGCCTATCGACACTTTGAACGACATTATTTGGCACGCTATTTCATGCGTGAATATCAGCGTAATAAGGCTTACGCTTGTCCGTTTAACGCTTTAGCTTTTCGCAAAGCCACTTTCTTACGTGAAGAGGGATTCCGTGGAAACCTCAAGTATATACGTGGTGAATACAATTTCATGGTGAACAAATACGCCAAGGGCAACAACCTTGCCTTTGAAAATTCTCCTGAAGGAACACTCATAGAAGAGACACCAACAGAGAAAGTTTGGCTCAACACCCACCTTTTTTATATGGAGAACCGCCAACACTTAAAACGAACAACACAACATCGTTTCCTCCCATATATCGACCAAACGGCTCTGCATGGCAACTATCTCCTGCAATGTATTGCACTTGCTGGCTCACTCCTCCTCGGTATGTGGACTATCGCTGTTGCTGCCGGACTATCGCTTATCATCACAATCATCCTACGTTTAGTCATGGCGAAGAAAGCACTGAGGCGTTTCGACATTGATATTCCGGCATGGAAAATTATCCCATACGAGATTGCTATCGCATGGAAGTTCCTTGGTTACAAGCTAAAATACCATCGTGCAAACAAATATGACTTCATCTCTCACAAACTATAA
- the lysA gene encoding diaminopimelate decarboxylase has translation MIQKFPINKFEKIETPFYYYDCDLLRETLQTINNELKKYENFIVHYAVKANANAKVLNVIQQTGMGADCVSGGEIQRCLDCGFPADKIVYAGVGKADWEINLGLDHDIFCFNVESVAELEVINELAARKGKIANVCFRINPDVSAHTHAKITTGLAENKFGIAMQDMLPTILAASKMENIHFIGLHFHIGSQLLEMTDFRHLCSRINEIQDGLEQENIKIKNINVGGGLGIDYYNPDAHPIPDFKSYFYTFARYLKLREGQKLHFELGRAVVGQMGSLITRTLYVKQGTVKQFAIVDAGMTDLIRPALYQASHKIENLSSEGPLHAYDVVGPICESSDVFAKDIELNTVHRGDLIAMRSAGAYGEIMASQYNCRKLPVGYTSDEL, from the coding sequence ATGATACAAAAATTCCCTATAAATAAGTTTGAGAAGATTGAAACTCCTTTTTATTATTACGACTGTGACCTCCTGAGAGAGACTTTACAGACGATTAATAATGAATTGAAAAAATATGAGAACTTCATCGTCCACTATGCTGTTAAAGCCAATGCGAACGCTAAGGTGCTGAATGTTATACAGCAGACCGGTATGGGAGCTGACTGTGTGAGTGGTGGAGAGATACAGCGTTGCTTAGACTGTGGCTTCCCTGCAGACAAGATTGTCTATGCTGGTGTGGGTAAAGCCGACTGGGAAATCAACCTCGGATTAGACCATGACATCTTCTGCTTTAACGTAGAGAGCGTTGCGGAGTTAGAGGTTATCAACGAGCTGGCTGCGAGAAAGGGTAAGATAGCAAACGTATGTTTCCGTATCAATCCTGATGTGAGTGCACATACACATGCGAAGATTACCACTGGATTGGCTGAGAATAAGTTTGGTATTGCCATGCAAGACATGCTGCCTACCATCTTAGCAGCAAGTAAAATGGAGAATATCCACTTTATCGGTTTGCACTTTCATATCGGTTCACAGCTGCTTGAAATGACTGATTTCCGTCACCTTTGCAGCCGTATCAACGAGATACAAGACGGCTTGGAGCAGGAGAATATAAAGATTAAGAACATCAATGTTGGTGGTGGTTTGGGCATCGATTACTACAATCCTGACGCTCACCCCATCCCTGACTTCAAATCTTATTTCTATACCTTCGCACGCTATCTGAAACTAAGAGAGGGACAGAAGCTCCACTTTGAATTGGGTCGTGCAGTAGTAGGACAGATGGGAAGCCTCATCACTCGCACCCTTTATGTGAAGCAAGGAACAGTAAAACAGTTTGCGATTGTCGATGCAGGAATGACCGACTTAATTCGTCCTGCCCTCTATCAGGCGAGCCATAAGATAGAAAATCTGTCAAGTGAGGGTCCGTTACACGCTTATGATGTGGTAGGACCGATTTGCGAATCGAGTGATGTCTTCGCAAAAGACATCGAACTTAATACCGTTCATCGGGGTGATTTGATTGCGATGCGTTCTGCTGGAGCATACGGAGAAATCATGGCTTCGCAATATAACTGTAGAAAACTGCCCGTAGGTTATACCTCTGACGAACTTTAA
- a CDS encoding carboxypeptidase-like regulatory domain-containing protein has translation MKKYIILCLLILLVQSISAQRIVEGVVTDVGGHPVSAAIIKTVDATTKKTLHFCQTDAKGKFTITAQEGNILSISAISYKKQELKVTMDMPAQHITLEEDTKTLSEITVKAKPIKIKGDTIQYLLTTYKKAGDRTLADVLARVPGFEVNKENGEIQYEGKSISNFYIEGMNLMGGKYGLATKSLPQDDVATVEVMKHHQPIRVLDDFTYSDDNAINIRMKQGAKARWMTTYSGGIGLKSHGGLWNFETFAMRLKPNFQTFLTYKTNNIGKNIRRETDKLLSFDELQSPLSAMLALPSPSPLLLKGRSLFNRSHAVSLNALQRIDENSQVNVQITFANDRNEATSLRHSDFYTNSGIKTIENRKQYLEKSNDLFAKIKYENNAKNHYLKNELSGDFSWNKQWLNEQGTHPHKMMGNLPIYTLKDNFSIMKKYGKRLVTLQSKNIMDIRPQQLYVDSLVQSINQHYYETNTDVRGSFRIGRFILSGQIGVNAGEHRFTSDLVGVPDSIGLLMGKSSFTFARLYANPSIEYMVKDFDFTLSGDMSYNHYKYSLDNGQSKFLLSPNLRIRWKATASWTFSADASINTMQINAAQFYPTLVLQDYQYMNKGLAGYNLNKEKSVGIGVVYSDALKGTSIRLRITRSFGISPYTSTQDYVGNYIVESLTPEETKYNSWSMFLMGSQGIGFLKGKLNVKALYNAMNSYLVQNSQRMPYDTKNLNITSNLDVGLIKGIDLTYKLTYGFHQMKMPAFGKTSNLNSWKHEGSLRLPLCKVLSLETLTEYYHNEIAQKEFKDMFFQDFTLIFKAKHFDLSLAWNNVFNNKSYSYGINNTLSSSFSNQDIRGRELMLSFYYKP, from the coding sequence ATGAAGAAATATATTATCTTATGTTTGCTTATCCTACTTGTACAGTCAATAAGTGCACAGAGGATCGTGGAAGGTGTCGTTACTGACGTAGGAGGACACCCTGTGTCTGCAGCTATTATCAAGACTGTAGATGCAACCACAAAAAAGACATTACATTTCTGTCAGACAGATGCTAAGGGGAAGTTTACCATTACAGCACAAGAAGGTAATATTCTATCTATTTCTGCAATAAGCTATAAAAAGCAGGAACTAAAGGTTACAATGGATATGCCTGCACAGCATATCACATTAGAGGAAGATACGAAAACGTTATCAGAGATAACGGTGAAAGCAAAACCAATTAAGATAAAAGGCGATACGATTCAATATCTGCTCACTACCTATAAGAAAGCTGGAGACCGAACATTAGCTGATGTTCTTGCACGTGTCCCTGGTTTTGAGGTGAATAAAGAGAATGGCGAGATACAATACGAAGGAAAGTCTATCAGCAACTTCTATATAGAAGGTATGAATCTGATGGGAGGAAAATATGGCTTGGCAACAAAGTCATTGCCTCAAGATGATGTAGCAACAGTAGAAGTAATGAAGCATCATCAACCTATCCGTGTGTTAGATGATTTTACTTATTCTGACGATAACGCTATCAATATCAGGATGAAGCAAGGGGCTAAGGCACGCTGGATGACGACCTATAGCGGTGGCATAGGACTAAAGAGTCATGGAGGATTGTGGAATTTTGAAACCTTTGCCATGCGCTTAAAGCCTAATTTTCAGACATTTCTTACTTATAAGACAAATAATATAGGTAAGAATATAAGGAGAGAGACGGACAAACTTTTAAGTTTTGATGAGCTACAAAGTCCTTTGTCAGCTATGCTTGCCCTTCCTTCTCCATCGCCTTTATTGCTCAAAGGACGTTCATTATTTAACCGCTCACATGCTGTTAGTTTGAATGCACTACAGCGTATAGATGAAAATTCTCAGGTAAACGTGCAAATTACATTTGCCAATGACCGTAATGAGGCTACCTCTTTGCGCCATTCAGACTTTTATACGAATAGCGGTATAAAGACAATAGAAAACAGAAAACAGTATTTGGAGAAAAGTAACGATCTCTTTGCAAAGATAAAATACGAGAATAACGCTAAAAACCACTATCTTAAAAATGAGCTTTCTGGTGACTTTTCTTGGAACAAACAATGGCTGAATGAACAGGGGACTCATCCTCATAAGATGATGGGTAATCTTCCGATTTATACATTAAAAGATAATTTTAGTATAATGAAGAAATATGGCAAACGCCTTGTTACTCTGCAATCAAAGAATATAATGGATATACGTCCGCAACAACTATATGTCGATTCGCTGGTGCAGTCTATTAATCAACATTACTATGAAACGAATACGGATGTAAGAGGAAGTTTTAGAATAGGTAGATTTATTCTTTCAGGACAAATAGGGGTAAATGCAGGAGAACACCGCTTCACTTCTGATTTAGTGGGAGTTCCAGATAGTATCGGACTACTGATGGGTAAAAGCAGCTTTACATTTGCAAGGTTATATGCCAATCCGAGCATTGAATATATGGTGAAGGACTTTGACTTCACATTATCTGGCGATATGTCGTACAACCATTATAAGTATAGTTTAGATAATGGTCAGTCTAAATTCTTACTCTCTCCTAACCTCCGTATAAGATGGAAAGCCACAGCATCATGGACTTTCTCGGCTGATGCATCCATTAATACAATGCAGATAAATGCTGCCCAATTTTATCCAACTTTGGTACTGCAAGATTATCAATATATGAATAAAGGTCTGGCAGGCTATAATCTAAACAAAGAGAAAAGCGTAGGAATAGGAGTTGTTTATAGCGATGCGCTGAAAGGTACTTCTATACGATTACGCATAACAAGGTCGTTTGGAATCTCTCCTTATACATCAACCCAAGATTATGTGGGCAACTATATCGTAGAATCATTGACTCCAGAAGAAACAAAATACAATAGCTGGAGTATGTTCCTAATGGGTTCACAAGGCATAGGCTTCTTAAAAGGAAAGCTAAATGTAAAGGCTTTATATAATGCCATGAATAGTTATTTGGTTCAGAATAGCCAACGAATGCCTTACGACACAAAGAACTTAAATATAACCTCTAACCTTGATGTTGGTTTAATAAAGGGTATCGATTTAACTTATAAACTTACTTATGGCTTTCATCAGATGAAGATGCCTGCTTTCGGAAAAACGTCTAATCTAAATAGTTGGAAGCATGAGGGAAGCCTTAGACTACCTCTTTGTAAGGTTTTAAGTTTGGAAACTTTGACGGAATACTATCATAACGAGATAGCACAAAAGGAGTTTAAGGATATGTTCTTTCAAGACTTCACTTTGATATTTAAAGCCAAACACTTTGACTTAAGTCTTGCTTGGAATAATGTCTTTAATAATAAAAGCTATAGCTATGGAATTAATAATACGCTTTCAAGTAGCTTTAGCAATCAAGACATTAGAGGTAGAGAGCTGATGCTTAGTTTCTATTATAAACCTTGA
- a CDS encoding PH domain-containing protein, which yields MIEFIVILLISLPLIIVGCTISPDTPINLGTRIPQSELKSEEGIRRLKRIKIALMLAGGITLAGGISCIIFDWEELLFWIMLIPVTIAVIYMLLQLCMIQKNKKAYTIITLVFIGFLIILPLSIILPKTENDNDTIIKKDTLFIKGSYAKEIPISSIIYIKGNAIVPPIEMRTNGISFGAYNVGHFRTKDEKDILLYLHSDETNVTHIKTRDNEDIYINFKDSARSVDFTKELKELYLH from the coding sequence ATGATAGAGTTCATTGTAATACTACTGATTAGTTTACCACTGATTATCGTCGGATGCACTATCAGTCCAGATACTCCAATTAATTTGGGGACAAGAATACCCCAATCTGAACTCAAGAGTGAAGAGGGTATCAGAAGATTAAAGAGAATAAAGATTGCACTGATGCTGGCAGGAGGCATAACTCTTGCCGGCGGTATATCATGTATCATTTTCGATTGGGAAGAGCTTCTCTTTTGGATTATGCTTATCCCAGTAACTATAGCTGTCATTTACATGCTGTTACAACTGTGTATGATACAAAAGAATAAAAAAGCATATACCATTATCACATTGGTTTTCATCGGTTTCCTTATCATTCTTCCCTTATCGATAATACTTCCAAAGACTGAAAATGACAACGATACTATCATCAAAAAAGACACTTTGTTTATAAAAGGGTCATACGCAAAAGAAATACCAATATCAAGCATAATCTATATAAAAGGAAATGCAATAGTACCTCCAATCGAAATGAGGACAAATGGAATATCATTTGGTGCATATAATGTTGGGCATTTCCGAACAAAAGATGAGAAGGATATTTTATTGTATTTACATTCTGACGAGACGAATGTAACGCACATCAAAACAAGGGACAACGAAGATATATACATCAATTTCAAAGACTCGGCGCGTTCGGTTGACTTTACAAAAGAGTTAAAGGAATTATACCTTCACTAA
- a CDS encoding fumarate hydratase has protein sequence MAEFKYAPMFQLGKDDTEYRLVSKEGISVGEFEGNEILKVSKEALTLLAQEAFHDCEFMLRRAHNEQVAKILTDPEASENDKYVALQFLRNAETAVKGVLPFCQDTGTAIIHGEKGQQVWTGFEDEEALSRGVFNTFTEENLRYSQNAPLNMYDEVNTKCNLPAQIDIEAVEGAEYRFVMVAKGGGSANKTYFYPMTKATIQNEGTLIPFLVEKMKSLGTAACPPYHICFVIGGTSAEKNLLTVKLGSIKYYDNLPTTGDETGRAFRDIDLEKKILKEAYKIGLGAQFGGKYLAHDIRIIRLPRHGASCPIGMGVSCSADRNIKAKINKDGIWLEKMDTNPSELIPEEFRKPGEGAKGVEIDLDKGMDAVRAELTKYPVSTRVNLKGTIIVARDIAHAKLKARLDAGEELPDYIKNYPVLYAGPAKTPEGYPCGSMGPTTANRMDPYVDEFQEHGGSLVMIAKGNRTQAVTDACQKHGGFYLGTIGGVAAVLSQSSIKSIECVEYPELGMEAVWKITVEDFPAFILVDDKGHDFFKELKPWTGCSCEK, from the coding sequence ATGGCAGAATTCAAGTATGCACCCATGTTCCAATTGGGCAAAGATGACACCGAGTATCGTCTGGTATCAAAGGAAGGTATCAGCGTAGGTGAGTTTGAAGGTAACGAAATCCTAAAGGTGAGCAAAGAAGCACTTACTTTATTAGCACAGGAGGCTTTCCACGATTGTGAGTTCATGCTCCGTCGTGCACACAACGAGCAAGTTGCAAAGATTCTGACCGACCCAGAGGCATCAGAGAACGACAAGTACGTAGCTCTCCAGTTCCTACGCAATGCTGAGACAGCTGTGAAGGGTGTACTGCCTTTCTGCCAGGACACGGGTACTGCTATCATTCACGGTGAGAAGGGTCAGCAGGTTTGGACTGGTTTCGAGGACGAGGAGGCACTCTCTCGTGGTGTGTTCAACACCTTTACAGAGGAGAATCTCCGCTACTCACAGAACGCTCCGCTCAATATGTACGATGAGGTGAATACTAAGTGTAACCTCCCTGCACAGATTGACATCGAGGCTGTTGAGGGCGCAGAATATCGTTTCGTAATGGTAGCAAAGGGTGGTGGCTCTGCTAATAAGACCTACTTCTACCCAATGACCAAAGCTACTATACAGAATGAGGGTACGCTCATTCCTTTCCTCGTTGAGAAAATGAAGAGCCTTGGTACTGCTGCTTGTCCTCCTTATCACATCTGCTTCGTGATTGGTGGTACTTCTGCAGAGAAGAATCTCCTCACTGTAAAGCTCGGAAGTATCAAGTATTACGATAATCTTCCTACTACTGGCGACGAGACAGGACGTGCTTTCCGCGACATCGACCTCGAGAAGAAGATTCTCAAAGAGGCTTATAAGATTGGTCTCGGTGCACAGTTTGGTGGTAAGTATCTTGCTCACGACATCCGCATCATCCGTCTGCCACGTCACGGTGCAAGCTGCCCTATAGGTATGGGTGTGAGCTGTTCTGCTGACCGTAACATCAAAGCAAAGATCAACAAGGACGGTATTTGGTTGGAGAAGATGGACACCAACCCAAGCGAGTTAATTCCAGAGGAGTTCCGCAAGCCAGGAGAAGGCGCGAAGGGCGTAGAGATCGACCTCGATAAGGGTATGGATGCTGTTCGTGCTGAGCTGACAAAGTATCCTGTTTCAACACGTGTTAACCTCAAGGGTACTATCATCGTGGCACGTGACATTGCTCACGCTAAGCTCAAGGCTCGTTTGGATGCTGGCGAGGAATTGCCTGATTACATTAAGAATTACCCTGTCCTCTATGCAGGACCAGCCAAGACTCCAGAGGGCTACCCATGTGGTTCAATGGGACCAACTACTGCCAACCGTATGGACCCATACGTTGACGAGTTCCAGGAGCATGGTGGTTCACTCGTGATGATTGCTAAGGGTAACCGTACACAGGCTGTGACAGATGCCTGCCAGAAGCATGGTGGTTTCTATCTCGGTACTATCGGTGGTGTGGCTGCCGTTCTCTCACAGAGCAGCATCAAGAGTATTGAGTGCGTAGAGTATCCAGAACTGGGTATGGAAGCCGTTTGGAAGATTACCGTTGAGGACTTCCCAGCCTTCATCCTTGTTGACGATAAGGGTCACGACTTCTTCAAAGAGTTGAAGCCTTGGACGGGCTGCAGCTGCGAGAAGTAA
- a CDS encoding GLPGLI family protein: MIMKLYSVCITFMLSLLSCFGQETHIIEPSILEICYHTKYLNSYDDYALRIGKNVSEYFSYHTLRFDSLGSNPETALAIINEKIKAARNNNKTTHKVESPNCRDYLYRNLEEGKMTTYTQVWDSYYKITEDIPTPEWSIHEDSTRSIIGFNCTMATTHFRGRDWKVWFSEEIPLPLGPWKLGGLPGLILAAHCDGFLDIIASNIKREQLSPVKFYNFWEKKYKDIDRLSYLKKASDPTIYPKNTTMTPKMELE, translated from the coding sequence ATGATTATGAAATTATACTCCGTCTGTATCACATTTATGTTGTCACTGCTTAGTTGCTTTGGACAAGAGACACATATCATCGAACCGAGCATTCTCGAAATCTGTTATCACACAAAGTATCTTAACAGTTATGATGACTATGCACTTAGGATAGGGAAAAATGTAAGTGAATACTTTAGCTATCATACTTTGCGCTTCGATTCCTTAGGAAGTAACCCTGAGACAGCTTTGGCGATAATTAATGAAAAGATAAAAGCTGCTCGCAATAATAATAAGACTACCCATAAGGTAGAAAGTCCTAATTGTCGTGATTATCTTTACAGAAATCTTGAAGAAGGAAAAATGACAACTTACACACAAGTCTGGGACTCTTATTATAAGATAACAGAAGACATACCCACACCAGAATGGTCTATTCACGAAGACAGTACACGAAGTATCATAGGCTTTAATTGCACGATGGCGACCACACATTTCCGTGGACGAGACTGGAAGGTGTGGTTCAGTGAGGAGATTCCTTTACCGCTCGGTCCGTGGAAATTAGGTGGACTACCCGGTTTAATCTTAGCTGCACATTGCGATGGCTTTTTAGACATAATTGCAAGTAACATTAAAAGAGAACAGTTGTCACCTGTCAAGTTTTATAATTTCTGGGAGAAAAAGTATAAGGATATAGACCGACTCTCTTATTTAAAAAAGGCTTCAGACCCTACGATCTACCCAAAGAATACAACCATGACTCCCAAAATGGAGTTAGAATAA